The segment AATACGTCCGGCCGCTTTCGAAAAAAGATCGGCATACCATTCCCAACCTCGGTGATACGCCATGGAGAAAAAATTCGGTTCCTTGATCTCAGGAATATAGATTTCAGGATGGTCTCCCAGCAACGAACAAAGCGTTGTCGTGCCGCATTTACTGAACCCGGGGACGAAAAACTGAACGTTTGGCTTAAACATGTTTCTTCCTATTGTCACCATTTCTAGATCTAACTTTCGACAACACTCAATGGTATCGATTAGTCGATTCAATTCGATCACTTCAAGTTTGCGGAAAACGTAGACCATTCTAACGAGGCAAGATTTTCGAATTGTTTTAGTTACAACGATTTGTTACCGATACCAATCATCAGTTGGCAACAAAATGGAGAATTCAAGAAATGCGTACTGCTCTTAAGAATCTTGCGAAAAAAACGTTGAATAAAAACGCGACCACAAACTGTTCGCGTCCTTCAGCCAACATGGTGCAACTGAAAGACTCCCGGATGGCCGGGATCTTCCTGCACGAGACCGGTCAGATGTACGACGGCTTTGCCATAACGTCCGATGACGTTGTTGTGGACATTGGCTGCGGGGACGGATGCATTTCAGTCTTTGCCGCGAACCAAAAAGCAAAAGTTATCGCAACTGATATTTGCCCGAACAGCGTCGAGCAAACTCGAGCCAAGTTGAAGAAGTCACCGGCCCGCGAATACGAAGTTCACGTGAGTGACTCGACGCCGCTTCCGCTGGAAGACAACATCGCCACAAAAATCATTTGCCGTGAAGTTCTGGAACACGTTGACGACCCGGCCGCGGTCATGAGTGAACTGTTTCGAATCGGCAAGCCGGGTGCTTCCTATTTGATCACTGTCCCGGACCCATTGGGCGAGTCCATCCAGAAAAAGATTGCTCCGAAGGCTTACTGGGAAAAGCCAAATCATGTACGAATTTTCGAACGCGAAGAATTCTCTCAACTGTTGGAAACCAGCGGACTCGAAATTGAAAAACGGGACTCGCACGGTTTCTATTGGTCGA is part of the Mariniblastus fucicola genome and harbors:
- a CDS encoding class I SAM-dependent methyltransferase, producing the protein MRTALKNLAKKTLNKNATTNCSRPSANMVQLKDSRMAGIFLHETGQMYDGFAITSDDVVVDIGCGDGCISVFAANQKAKVIATDICPNSVEQTRAKLKKSPAREYEVHVSDSTPLPLEDNIATKIICREVLEHVDDPAAVMSELFRIGKPGASYLITVPDPLGESIQKKIAPKAYWEKPNHVRIFEREEFSQLLETSGLEIEKRDSHGFYWSMWWILFWAAGQELGEPEQPILSHWTSIWNELMDKPESHHIKEALDDFMPKSQILIARKAA